In Peromyscus eremicus chromosome 2, PerEre_H2_v1, whole genome shotgun sequence, a single genomic region encodes these proteins:
- the LOC131905299 gene encoding arylacetamide deacetylase-like 4, with protein sequence MTVLWLVLLVSLSTFHLGIFIWAVIQHFLTVEIPSALEHPVKLRFLHCVVLYLIAMGNILEKLRICSMIKFIQIFQDLIVIKKNHNLVVTNMHFGEIPVRLFQPKAVSSKLLRGIIFYHGGGAICGSLDSYHNLCSFLAQETDSVVLSVGYRKLPDHHHPSVTEDCLNASIHFMKGLTTYGVDPSRVVVCGESIGGSVVTIVTQALLSLPSLPQICAQVLITPMTQVINFQLPSYQQNQNVPFLTRDIFRMVVCKYLDIDLSWKDAVFNGTCIPLDIWKKYRKWLSSDNIPRRFKSKSLLPEFSGPFNEAAYLETKQVLDPDISPLLVDDKIIAQLPQAFLVSCEYDPLRDDALLYKKRLEGQGVPVTWYHVEDGFHGCIILFDKQPFSFPCSMKIVNAVITYIKGI encoded by the exons ATGACTGTCCTGTGGCTGGTGCTGCTAGTGAGCCTGTCTACCTTTCACCTTGGAATCTTCATATGGGCTGTCATTCAGCACTTTCTCACTGTGGAAATCCCCTCTGCCTTGGAGCATCCAGTCAAGCTCAGGTTTCTGCATTGTGTGGTACTGTACTTAATTGCTATG GGAAATATATTAGAGAAGCTGAGGATTTGTTCCATGATCAAGTTCATCCAGATTTTTCAGGACTTAATAGTCATAAAGAAGAACCACAATTTAGTGGTGACCAACATGCACTTTGGGGAAATCCCTGTGAGACTGTTCCAACCCAAGGCAGTGTCCTCCAAACTCCTGCGAGGCATCATTTTCTACCATGGAggaggagccatatgtggtagtCTGG ACAGTTACCACAACCTGTGCAGCTTCCTGGCCCAGGAGACAGATTCAGTGGTGCTGTCAGTGGG gTACCGCAAGCTTCCTGACCACCATCATCCTTCTGTTACTGAGGATTGCCTGAATGCCTCTATTCACTTCATGAAGGGCCTCACAACCTACGGAGTAGACCCCTCCCGGGTGGTAGTCTGTGGAGAAAGTATTGGGGGTAGTGTTGTGACCATTGTCACCCAGGCcttgctcagcctcccaagtctcCCCCAGATCTGTGCTCAGGTGCTTATCACTCCAATGACACAGGTCATCAATTTCCAATTACCATCATATCAGCAGAACCAAAATGTCCCATTCCTCACCAGAGACATATTCAGAATGGTTGTGTGTAAATACCTGGACATTGACTTATCTTGGAAAGATGCTGTATTTAATGGTACTTGTATTCCCCTAGACATCTGGAAGAAGtacaggaaatggctcagttctGATAACATCCCCAGAAGGTTCAAGAGCAAAAGCCTCCTGCCTGAGTTTTCAGGTCCTTTCAATGAGGCTGCCTATCTGGAAACCAAACAGGTTTTGGATCCAGACATTTCACCTCTCCTAGTAGATGACAAGATCATTGCTCAGCTTCCCCAGGCATTCCTGGTGAGCTGTGAGTATGACCCCCTCCGTGATGATGCCTTGCTCTATAAGAAGCGCTTGGAAGGCCAGGGTGTCCCTGTGACCTGGTACCACGTGGAGGATGGCTTTCACGGATGCATCATTTTGTTTGATAAGCAACCTTTCTCTTTCCCCTGCTCCATGAAAATTGTAAATGCTGTCATCACTTATATAAAGGGTATATGA